GTTTCTTTATCGCCTTCAACTGCTGAAATTATTATTTCAGCCGGTTTAAGAGTCTGATGCAGAAGGTTGTTTACACAACGCCTTAATTCACTACCTCTCTTATAAGTCGGAATCACAGCTGAGTAGTTCATAAAGCCTATTTATTCAAAGAATTAAAAAATCCATCTAAAAGTCCGTTTTCCCTTAATTCACCAATAAAGAAAATGAGAATGTTGACAATTGTACTCATGAAAAAGAAAAACATAACCAAAATTGTGCCTCTAGGATAGCTTTTATAATCAGGAACTTCTGCCCAGTGCATCAACGTAAAGGTTGGGGTGTCCTTCTTTTCTAAAATCTTCGCCTCTTCGTATTTCGTAAACAAAAACTTATAAACTTCCTCGTGCGCCTGAAGTTTAACAAGTAATTCCCCATACACCTTTGCCAGTTCGGGTACTGTTCTTAAAGGAAAATTCAAAATCCTTGGTGTTTTTGATGTCTGCGAGTCGGCTTTAGATTCATTAGCGAAATCCCTTAGCTGTTTTTCGTATACCTCAAGTTCGTTTAGTTTCAAACTTAAAATGGGGCTTCCCGGAGAATAGATTTCACTTAAATAGTCGTATTCTGCCTTACTGATCAAATAACCCTTATAAATGTCAAAGTAAGCAGAAACCCATTCTTTATACTCTTCCTCAGGGAAAACAGTACCATACTTTTTCTGAAATTTTTCAAGTGAATCGCGAAGGCTGCCGATCAATATATCCTCTTCTTTCAACCTTTGTTCAAGAAATTCTCTCAACGCTTTACCTTTTGTCATAACCGTCTGTTTATTAAAGCGATCTAATTCCCTTACAATAAGATTAACAATCTGAGCAGCAAACTTTGGATCTTTATCTTCGTAAGAAATCTCAACTATTCCTTCAGTATAAGACTTTATTTCAATTCCTTTAAGAAGTTTTCGATAAACTTTGATATAGCTTCGGGTTTTAAATTTCTGTTTAAGATTCAATGAGTCGATGACAGGATATAACACGGCTCTGGACTGAATAATTCTGGCATAGATATCCGAGGGAGAAACCATCAATCCAAGAAGAGGATTCAAATTTGCAAGAGAAGAGCCAATTGTCATCATCAATTCAGGCTCTAAATTCGGCATAATTTCGGCGGTTGCTTTATATTTTCTGGGTAATGTAAAAAAAAGGACAATAGCAATAAGGAAACCCAGAATATAGACAATCACGAAAGTAACAAAATACTTAGAAATCACGGAATAAAATTTCTTCATAGGTTAATTATAAACTACCACCAAAACCCGTTCAAAAATAAAAAAGTGGTGGCTCTGATACCTAATTTTAATAAGCCCCCTTTCCACTCAAAACAACTTTTATTGTTTTGACAAATATAACAAAATCTAACCATAAAGACCAGTTTAGAACATACCAGACATCCAGTTTCACGCGCTGTTCATAGTCCAGTTCATTTCTACCAGAGATCTGCCAGAGCCCTGTTATACCCGGGCGGACTTCAAAGTAATAGCGGGAAAATTCTCTATAATACTTCTCCAGCTCTTCTCTAAGAACCGGCCTCGGCCCCACAAAGCTCATTTCTCCTTTGAGAACGTTGAAAATCTGTGGTAGTTCATCAAGGGAAGTTTTTCTCAAAAATTTTCCTATCCTTGTTACTCGCGGATCATTTTTTAATTTGAAATATTTTGTCCACTCTTCACGTGCTTTTTCATCCTTTGCCAAAATCTCTTTAAGTCTTAAATCGGCATCTATGTACATTGTTCTGAACTTAAGACACTTAAAGGGTCTCCCGCCTCTACCTATTCTCTGCTGCGAGTAGAAAATAGGACCCTTCGAATCAAGGATTATTGCCACGCCAATTAGAAAAATCAATGGCAGTAAAACCGGCAGCAAAACCACAGCAAGAACAACTTCAATTATTCGCTTTAAAAGCATCCTCTTGGGGTCAAGTAGCTTGTTTTGTAATTCAAACATCGTTATACCTTTACCAACTGGAAAAACCGGCTTGAATTCTGAAACTAAGAAACGACCTCCATCGTCAAAAATATAAACGTATCGATAAACCTGTTGTAGTTCCCTCAATTTTTGATCGAAATCGTCTCTCGACGTTGAAAGAAATACGTACGATGCCGGTTCACCTAATTCAAAACCTGCATACTTATCTGAAAGAACCGTTTTCTCAAATTTTTCAAGACTTCTCTCACTTCCTATAAACTGACACTTTTCCCTAATCCTCAGCTTGAACAGTAAAACGTTGATAAGATATCTAAATAGGGGAAAAAGGAAAACAAGGAATACAGGAACTAAAGCGAGCACCCCACGCGAAAATCGCGTAATACCATGAGTCAAACTCAGTATCGTAAATAGAAGGAAAAAGTATATAACTAAAGATTTTATGAATGCCCGGAACTCGTCCCAAAAATACCTGCGTTCAGTATAAAGCCCTTCAAAAGCCAGAACAAGAACAAACAAAAAAGGCAATCCCCAGAAAAAGGTATAGAGTTTAAGGCTTTGTTTAAAAGTAGTAAGTAAATTTGCTAACACCTTTCCTAAAAATGCTCGTGTGAGAAAAGCAAGGTATACGGAAAGGTAAAAACTGAAAAGGTCAGCGAAAATAAGTGCTAAAAATCTTACAAGATCTTTTAAAATCTTTTTCTTTGATATGGCCACACCTTTTCGTCCCAAAATTTATTCTTTCAGCATAGGTATTTTGAGGCCGTGTTTCTTTGCAGTCTCTATAGCTATCTTATAACCTGCGTCGGCATGCCTAACAACACCAATTCCCACATCGTTGGTGAGCACCCTTTCAAGTTTCTTGTGGGTTAACTCTGTTCCATCTGCAACAATAACCATACCTGCATGTAAAGAATACCCAATTCCTACTCCACCACCGTGATGGAAGGATACCCAGGTCGCACCAGAAGAGGCATTGAGTAAGGCATTTAAAATAGGCCAATCAGCGATAGCATCAGAACCATCAAGCATCGCCTCCGTTTCTCTGTATGGTGAAGCTACAGAACCCGTATCGTGATGATCTCTACCAATTACTATTGGCGCCTCCAGTTCGCCCTTCTTTACCATTTCGTTAATTGCAAGACCAAATTCCATTCTTTCTCCCTGCCCGAGCCAACATATTCTCGCAGGTAAGCCCTGGAAATGAACTTTTTCTTTCGCCATCTTTATCCACTTTTTCAGATGTTCGTCCTGTGGGAATAGTTCCAGGACCTTTTCGTCAGTTTTGTATATATCTTCAGGATTTCCTGAAAGAGCAACCCATCTGAAAGGTCCTTTCCCCTCTGAGAAAAGATCCCTGATAAATGCTGGAACGTAACCCTGGATATTGAAAGCATCCTTAACTCCATTATCATAAGCAAGCCTTCTCAGGTTATTTCCATACTCAAAGGTAATTGCGCCCTTTTTCTGCATTTCAAGCATCGCCCCAACATGAATAGCCGCCGATTCACCAACCCTCTTTAAATAATCCTCAGGATTCTTTTTCCTCAACTCCGCCGCCTCTTCAACGGTAAACCCCTTGGGTATATAACCATTCAATGGATCGTGAGCAGCAACCTGGTCAGTAAGAAGGTCGGGGACAAATCCACGTTTTACAAGCTCGGGGTGAACTTCCGCTGCATTACCAAGGAGCCCTATTGAAAGAGATTTACCCTGTTTCTTTGCTTCATCAATCATTGAAAGGGCCTTATCTAAATTGTCAGTCCAGGTATCAAGGTAGCCCATCTTTAGTCTTCTCTCTATAGCCCAGGGATTAACCTCTACTGCGAGCATAATCCCATCGTTCATCGTCGCTGCGAGAGGCTGGGCACCCCCCATTTCGCCAAGCCCAGCAGTAAGAATTACTTTCCCCTTAAGTGAACCACCAAAATGTTTCTTAGCCGCCGCATAAAAAGTCTCGTAGGTACCCTGGAGAATTCCTTGAGTCCCAATGTAGATCCAGCTTCCCGCCGTCATCTGACCATACATTATAAGACCACGTTCTTCCAATTCTCTGAAGTATTCCCATGTGGCCCATTTGGGGACGAGATTCGAATTTGCAATTAAAACCCTTGGGGCCCATTCGTGGGTTTTAAAAACTGCCACAGGTTTGCCTGATTGTACGAGAAGTGTCTCATCATTTTCAAGATTCTTTAGTGTCTCAACGATGGCATCAAAACATTCCCAGTTTCTAGCTGCCTTTCCTGTCCCACCATAAACGATCAAATTAGCCGGGTCTTTTGCAACCTCGGGATCGAGGTTGTTCATTAACATTCTCATTGCTGCTTCCGTAAGCCAGCTTTTACAAGTTAACTGAGTCCCTCTCGGGGCTCTAACTACTCTTCCTGACATACTTTTCACCCCCCAAAAAGTTTAGTCTGCTATTTTGATATCAAAACGAATTTTTAAAGGATTTTCCTCAATAAGTTCACTACCCTGTGAATAACTGATAAAGGTCTTACATACGCTCAATTCAAAATAAAAGGGACTCATCTTATATCCGAGGGCAAAGTCAATTCCTGGAATATAAGTGTCATCGACAAAACTCTTTTCTAACAAACCGCCAACTTTCAAAAAAGCCATGTCACGAAACGCATGGGATATTTCCAAAGATCCCACCCAGTAATCTTTAAGTGCTGCGTTAATCTTCGAAAATCGTTTGTAAAGAAGGTCAAAATGAATTTTAGCCCCTGATTTAACAGCGGGGTTGTAATATCCAGAGAAGACCAATTGATTAGGCAGTGAATAAAAGTTTTCATCAGGGAATTTCACCTTTGTTAAAAGTTGAACTAAAACACCGAAAGACTTAGAAGAATATCCGGCCGCACCCAATGCTCTTACAGATCTCTGAATCAAAGTAGGAGAATTTTTGTTTATCAAGCCAATCCCTGTCGCCACATTAAAGCCCGCAATATTGAGAGATACTGCAAAGCCACCCTCAAAGATGTCACCTTTCCTCTCTTCCCTTATAGTATCCTCGACCAAGTAGCTTGAATTATATTGAATTTTTTCATAAAGGTAGTTTAAATCTGCTACCCCCCTTAAATAAAGGTAGGTTTTTACCCCCAAAAAAGCGTACCCTAAAGACAAACTTGGCTTAAGAAGGTAATAATTGTTTCTCTCGTATGTAATCTGCCTTCCAACGGTGTTGTTGTAGGAATCATAAAGGTACTGATACCTATATTCATTTACTAAGGCACTATTAAATGTAAAGGATACATAATATTTTCCAAAAGAATCGAGGAATGGCAAACCTCTTAAGTCCAGCTGATCACCGTACGGAACACCCGTATAAAGGTTTGTTAATGATGTTACAATTAAGAGCAACAACCTCATTTTTGACTCCTTTTGGTAAAATACTCTTTTAATACCATTATAAAGTAAATGGCAAGTCCTATCGAAATACAAGAGTCTGCAACATTAAAAACAGGCCACCTTAAGGTGGGCGAAAGGCCAATGTCAATAAAATCTATCACTTCTTTAAAATGGACCCTGTCTACAATATTGCCAGCAACCCCTGCCAGGATTACCGCGAAAAGGTTAGCATTAAAAACGTTCTTTGACTTAATAGAATCTAAAATCAAAGCAGTGAGAAAAACCACAGCAATTAAACCAAGAATCACGTAGGGAAAATTCCGCCCGAGGGAAATACTCCATAGTGAATGTGGGTTTCGGACATGGGTAATTTTCACAAACTCTCCAATTACATTTACTTCCGCGCCATAAGGAAGAAGTTTTACGACAAGGTATTTGGTGATTCTGTCAATCGAAAAAAGTAAAGCAAAGAGAAAAATTACCGTCCTCATTAAACCAGCTTTAACCAGTTATGAAGTAAGAAGTATATTCTACCAATTAAAAGAGAAATACGAGCCATTATCGTGTAACCAAAGGATGCGCCAAAGGTTATCATTAAGATTGTTATGCCTACTTTCGAAGAAACACCCAATATTCCTTTGTGCTCCCGTGAAAAGTAGAAATATAGAATGGTGAATATTGTGCCCAAAACAATAATCCAATTGTTAAAAGTGTAGAGAATAGTCTCTCCCGCTGTTGAGCCCTTTACAAAGAGTGGGAGTATTGAAGCCTGAACCTGTGGTACTAAAAATCCCTGTGTCAAGCCTGTAATACCAAGACCTGCAGCCATACCCACGGTAAAAGCAATCGGCCAGCGGGAAAGCCAGGACAAAGGCTTTATAAATCTCAAAAGAATAAAGAGAGAAAGAATCAAAGGAATTATTAAGAGGTATCTCTGAACGCCCACTTTCTCAGTAAAACCAATAACCAGCTTTGGGTAGGCATCAAAAACCCAGACATACAAAACCATGAAGGCTGCCGAACTCCCAACATAAACATGTTCGGCAAACTTATAAAAAGGATTGTCCTTATAAAGAAAGGACAAAATAGCTAAGGTGAAAAAGGCAGCTATCCACGTCCAGATAATGTTGCTCATTTCTTTGTCCTCCTTAAAACAAGAAAACCAATATTACCAATTATTATAAAAGCAATAATTACCAGGTGTATTACTGACTGTGGAAGCATTCCAATAGATGCCTGTCCTTTTATTCCCACAAGGGTCTCATAATCCGCCGCCCCTCTCAATCCTCCAATGACCGATATGACCTGGTTTGCCTGCAAGTAGGGATAGTAATCAGGGGTCATAACTGCAGTGGTCCCGAGGATTATAGGTAATCCATACCTTGCATATCCATACTGGATCCAGGAATCACCTACTGCACCCGCCTCAAGACCAAAAAGAAGCTTAATATCTTTATAATTCTTTACTCTTCTCATAAGCGGAAGAGAATCTATTGGCGTATATTTGTAGTCAGTTGAAAACACATTCCGTATCTCCTTGCCCATATTTATAATAACAGCAGCTACACCGGGACGATATCCAAGAAAAACATAGTCTACACCGTAAACTTTGTTGTATTTCTTTGCCAAATCTTCCAACGCCTGTTGACCGAGAGGAAGACCTAAAGGCCAGTGACCAAGCATTATGACCTTTAGATTCTTGCGGAATGCATGGTGCAAGAAAGTTTCCAACATGGGTTGAAGTTCAGGCATACTTGCAGCGTCGTAATCAATAGAAACCATCACTATTGTGCTTTCGGGCAAACTCTCGATATAGTTATAAGCCTTCACTACCTCAGGAAGAGGCTCAATTTTCATTGTTATCTTTGTCAAAATAGGAATTGCTGTGGCGAGGAAAACGGTAAGATAAATTATTCTCCTATCAATCCTTGAAAGTTTCTCAAAAAATTCTCTCATCTTCTATCCCCCTATTTCATATAAGTTCTCTCTATGCCGAGAATTATTCTTATAGACATAGCTATACCACCCAGAGCAATTCCAATCATGATGCCTCTCTTTCCAGCCATCTGGGGCACGTTCATCAACCAATCGGAAAAGGAAGGTATGTGCTGTCTCAGATAAACCCATCCGATAGGGTATATCAAAACGACAAAGAGAATAGCAACCAAAATGTAAATAAGCTTTATTCTTGTCTCCGTGATTCCTACAGCTTCTGAGTAAAAATACCATGCAAATATCAGGAAAATGATAGTAATTACGTAAGGAGCAGCACCCTGACCAAGAGGAATCCTGCCTAACATCACTATTACCGCCGAAACCAGAAGCAGTGCCGAATTAAATTCTTTTGCTCTGAATGCCCGGTAAGCTGCACTGGCTATGAAAAAAGATAAAATTGCAAACATCGTAGACTGAAGTGGTACAAAAATCGAATTGTAAAAATATCTGGAAAAGGTTGATGAAGGCGAAAATGGATTGTGTTCAGGAGTTCTAATAATCTCAATTACTCCCCAGAGCAGGGTTAGAAAGAAACTCAAAATTAAAATGAGAGCGTAAGGAGCATCCTTTTCTTTGCGCCTTATTTTGCCAAAATTATATCCTAAAAGGCTATCAATTCCAAGTAGCATAGTGAAACCGGAGACTATTATGTACCAGTCGTTGAATATCTCTTCAAGATTTCCAAAGGGCTTGTGGGGTATGAACAAGGCAAGGACGAGTAAAAACCCTGAAATAAAGGTTATTGCAAGTGGGATCTCTTTTTTCATTATCCCCTCCTAAAAAATGTTGAAAAAGTTCACCAGCATATGGTTTCCAATCCCAAAGGTCTCCATCAGAGAGCCGATAAAGATAATTATAACAAGAACCATCTTGATGTAGTCCTCACCCTTTATCGTACCAAGCGAAAGGGCATCTCGGGAAAGATAGGCGCTAGCAGCATACATCTCTTCCCCAATAAGGGTGTAATCCGTTGAGGCTATGAAGAAAGGAAGCTGAGTAACCGCGGTAGTTCCAGAAATTTGAATGGCTCCGATTGAATGGCCCGTTTCTGCAAGGATCAAAGATTCTGCGTAGAAATATCCTTGAAGAAAAACCGCACCAGGTCTCTGCCTCATCATAATACCGTCCACACCAGCGGCATAACCAAACTGATCAGATGTAAGGTAATAGATATTAGATTCCTTGTAAAGGTCAGGTCTTCCCGCTTCTATATAACCTTCTTTTACCGTTTCCTGTGCTGCAACCATTACGATGGGATCGTAGCAAGGGACAATAACATCTGCTTCGTATTCCGCGGCCTTGTAAGCTACCCTTTTCAATATAGCAAGAGAAGCTACCGTCGGAATATCACTTATAAAACCAAGACCCATAACGTAGAGAATAGGTCGGCCCATTTCCGTAGAACGCCCCACAGCCTCGTCTATGGCTTCAAGCCCCGCGATTTTCCTTATGAAGAGATTTTTATCCACTCTCGCCCTCATAATGAAGTAGATAAGGAAGGCAGTATAAAATATGAGGATAATTAAAACAGAAAGTCTTCTTGAATTAAACCACTGCGCTGTGCTTATTGCAGGCTGAGTAGTTTTACCCTCCGCTATCAACGAGTCTCCCTGATAGATTTGTACCCTGTAATAATAAGGAGTTTTATCGACAACTCCTAAGTCTTGAAACTGAGTTTCCACTTTAAAAAGGGTCTCAATTAATGTATCGGGAACGTTGGGGTCCTGGGTTCTGTAGATTTCTATCTTGCTTACCGCCCAGGTAGTGTCCAATCCCCAGGTTACTGTAATGCTTCCCCCAGCATCGTTAGGTGTATCATAGGCCCTAACATTTACTGGGGATGCTTGCCACAAAAGTAAGAGAATAGCAAGCTTCATAAGTACCTCCTATGTCCCTTCCCCCCAAGATTTTAAATATTTCTTCTGTTCATCTGTTAAATTGTCTATTGAAACTCCAAGGGTTTTCAATTTATATTCAGCAACTTTACGATCAAGGTCATCCGGTAGTGTGAAAACTCCAGATTTTAATTTCCCCGAATTTTCTAAAAGGTAAAGAACCGCGAGAAGTTGATTGGAAAAGGAAAGGTCCATCACATCCGCGGGGTGTCCTTCTGCCGCGGCTAAATTAACCAACCTTCCCTGAGCCAACAAATAAACAACTTTTCCACTTTTTAAAATAACTTTCTCAAGATTCTCCCTTATTTTTTCAATCTTAGCGGCATTTTCGTAAAGATATTTCACATTCACTTCAACATCAAAATGACCTGCATTGGCCAATATACAACCATCTTTCATGACTTCAAAATGCTTTGCGGTTACAACATCCTTACAACCTGTTGCAGTAACTACGACATCAGCAAACTTCACAGCCTCTTCCATAGGCATAACCATAAAGCCATCTTCAAAGGCCTCGAGAGCTTTAATGGGATCGACTTCGGTCACTATTACCCTTGCACCCATACCCCTTGCCCTCATGGCAATTCCTCTTCCACACCAACCATAGCCTGCAACAACCATCGTAGTACTGGAAAGCAATATATTAGTTGCCCTTAATATCCCGTCTATCGTTGATTGACCTGTGCCGTAGCGGTTATCAAAAAGGTGTTTAGTTTGGGATTCATTAACCGCAATAACAGGAAACTTCAGAACTCCATCTTTTTCCATTGCCTTAATACGAATCACTCCCGTCGTGGTCTCTTCTGTTCCTCCCTTTATATTATGATACAATTTCTTTTCATGAACAAGTGTAGTAAGATCTGCGCCATCATCCATTATAATTTCCGGCGACCTTGAAGCCACTATATCAAGATTTTCATAGTAACTTTCTCTACTTTCGCCATGGACCGCAAATACGCTGATACCAAAATCTCTGACCAGTGACGCTGCAACATCATCCTGTGTAGAGAGGGGGTTGGAGGGCGAAAGGTAAACCTCTGCACCAAGTTCTTTCAACGCAATCACAAGATTAGCTGTCTCTGATGTAACATGTAAGCAGGCAGAAATTTGTATTCCGGAAAGAGGGTGTGCATCTTTTAATTCCTCTACAAACTTTCTCAAAACCCTCATCCGTGTTGATGCCCATTCAATCTTTTTAAGTCCGGAATCGGCAAGGCTAATATCTCTAATTTTATAATCAGTCATTTAAAGCCTCTAAAAGATTTTTGGTGGAATCGGCAAATTCCCACGTAAATCCTTCCTCCTCCCT
This DNA window, taken from bacterium, encodes the following:
- the lspA gene encoding signal peptidase II, yielding MRTVIFLFALLFSIDRITKYLVVKLLPYGAEVNVIGEFVKITHVRNPHSLWSISLGRNFPYVILGLIAVVFLTALILDSIKSKNVFNANLFAVILAGVAGNIVDRVHFKEVIDFIDIGLSPTLRWPVFNVADSCISIGLAIYFIMVLKEYFTKRSQK
- the hutU gene encoding urocanate hydratase, which produces MSGRVVRAPRGTQLTCKSWLTEAAMRMLMNNLDPEVAKDPANLIVYGGTGKAARNWECFDAIVETLKNLENDETLLVQSGKPVAVFKTHEWAPRVLIANSNLVPKWATWEYFRELEERGLIMYGQMTAGSWIYIGTQGILQGTYETFYAAAKKHFGGSLKGKVILTAGLGEMGGAQPLAATMNDGIMLAVEVNPWAIERRLKMGYLDTWTDNLDKALSMIDEAKKQGKSLSIGLLGNAAEVHPELVKRGFVPDLLTDQVAAHDPLNGYIPKGFTVEEAAELRKKNPEDYLKRVGESAAIHVGAMLEMQKKGAITFEYGNNLRRLAYDNGVKDAFNIQGYVPAFIRDLFSEGKGPFRWVALSGNPEDIYKTDEKVLELFPQDEHLKKWIKMAKEKVHFQGLPARICWLGQGERMEFGLAINEMVKKGELEAPIVIGRDHHDTGSVASPYRETEAMLDGSDAIADWPILNALLNASSGATWVSFHHGGGVGIGYSLHAGMVIVADGTELTHKKLERVLTNDVGIGVVRHADAGYKIAIETAKKHGLKIPMLKE
- the ahcY gene encoding adenosylhomocysteinase — translated: MTDYKIRDISLADSGLKKIEWASTRMRVLRKFVEELKDAHPLSGIQISACLHVTSETANLVIALKELGAEVYLSPSNPLSTQDDVAASLVRDFGISVFAVHGESRESYYENLDIVASRSPEIIMDDGADLTTLVHEKKLYHNIKGGTEETTTGVIRIKAMEKDGVLKFPVIAVNESQTKHLFDNRYGTGQSTIDGILRATNILLSSTTMVVAGYGWCGRGIAMRARGMGARVIVTEVDPIKALEAFEDGFMVMPMEEAVKFADVVVTATGCKDVVTAKHFEVMKDGCILANAGHFDVEVNVKYLYENAAKIEKIRENLEKVILKSGKVVYLLAQGRLVNLAAAEGHPADVMDLSFSNQLLAVLYLLENSGKLKSGVFTLPDDLDRKVAEYKLKTLGVSIDNLTDEQKKYLKSWGEGT
- a CDS encoding Wzz/FepE/Etk N-terminal domain-containing protein, encoding MKKFYSVISKYFVTFVIVYILGFLIAIVLFFTLPRKYKATAEIMPNLEPELMMTIGSSLANLNPLLGLMVSPSDIYARIIQSRAVLYPVIDSLNLKQKFKTRSYIKVYRKLLKGIEIKSYTEGIVEISYEDKDPKFAAQIVNLIVRELDRFNKQTVMTKGKALREFLEQRLKEEDILIGSLRDSLEKFQKKYGTVFPEEEYKEWVSAYFDIYKGYLISKAEYDYLSEIYSPGSPILSLKLNELEVYEKQLRDFANESKADSQTSKTPRILNFPLRTVPELAKVYGELLVKLQAHEEVYKFLFTKYEEAKILEKKDTPTFTLMHWAEVPDYKSYPRGTILVMFFFFMSTIVNILIFFIGELRENGLLDGFFNSLNK
- a CDS encoding exopolysaccharide biosynthesis polyprenyl glycosylphosphotransferase, with the translated sequence MAISKKKILKDLVRFLALIFADLFSFYLSVYLAFLTRAFLGKVLANLLTTFKQSLKLYTFFWGLPFLFVLVLAFEGLYTERRYFWDEFRAFIKSLVIYFFLLFTILSLTHGITRFSRGVLALVPVFLVFLFPLFRYLINVLLFKLRIREKCQFIGSERSLEKFEKTVLSDKYAGFELGEPASYVFLSTSRDDFDQKLRELQQVYRYVYIFDDGGRFLVSEFKPVFPVGKGITMFELQNKLLDPKRMLLKRIIEVVLAVVLLPVLLPLIFLIGVAIILDSKGPIFYSQQRIGRGGRPFKCLKFRTMYIDADLRLKEILAKDEKAREEWTKYFKLKNDPRVTRIGKFLRKTSLDELPQIFNVLKGEMSFVGPRPVLREELEKYYREFSRYYFEVRPGITGLWQISGRNELDYEQRVKLDVWYVLNWSLWLDFVIFVKTIKVVLSGKGAY